A single Bosea sp. PAMC 26642 DNA region contains:
- the recN gene encoding DNA repair protein RecN encodes MLVQLSIRDIVLIDRLDLSFSDGLSVLTGETGAGKSILLDGFALALGGRGDGGLVRHGETQGQVSAVFDLPMDHPARRLAQAQEIDTDGDLILRRVQYADGRTRAFVNDQPVSVQILRMIGAAIVEIHGQHDDRALTDPAQHRVILDGFGGLDVHAEGVAKASESLKRARQALQAQRMRVEAARKEADFLRHAVDELGRLKPQAGEEEALAAARQGMMQAEKVARDLIDAYEAVGGQASPVPALAAVLRRLERRAGQAPDLVDPSSAALNTAIVALEEAGEALATAMRAAEYDPREQERVEERLFALRAAGRKFDVPVDGLDLLAQSMAADLAALDESETSLARLETELKAAETDFLALAKLLSAARKAAAARLDGAVKRELPPLKLERARFITQIDSDEAARGPEGFDRVEFWVETNPGTRPGPMMKVASGGELSRFMLALKVVLAERGSAPTLVFDEIDTGVGGAVADAIGERLARLATKVQVISVTHAPQVAAKAGQHFLIAKSALAGDAASRTVTRVTALEDQARREEIARMLAGASITEEARAAAGRLLEAAGVRG; translated from the coding sequence ATGCTGGTGCAGCTCTCCATCCGCGATATCGTGCTGATCGACAGGCTGGACCTGTCGTTCAGCGACGGCCTGAGCGTGCTCACCGGCGAGACCGGTGCGGGCAAGTCGATCCTGCTCGACGGTTTCGCGCTGGCGCTGGGCGGTCGTGGCGATGGCGGGCTGGTGCGTCATGGCGAGACGCAAGGGCAGGTCAGCGCCGTCTTCGACCTTCCCATGGACCATCCCGCGCGCCGGCTCGCCCAGGCGCAGGAGATCGACACCGATGGCGACCTGATCCTGCGCCGGGTGCAATATGCCGACGGTCGCACGCGCGCCTTCGTCAACGACCAGCCGGTCAGCGTCCAGATCCTGCGGATGATCGGGGCTGCGATCGTCGAGATCCATGGGCAGCATGACGATCGCGCCCTGACGGACCCGGCCCAGCACCGCGTCATCCTCGACGGTTTCGGCGGTCTCGACGTACATGCGGAAGGCGTCGCGAAGGCGAGCGAGTCGCTCAAACGTGCGAGGCAGGCCTTGCAGGCCCAGCGCATGAGGGTCGAGGCCGCGCGCAAGGAGGCCGACTTCCTGCGCCATGCCGTCGATGAGCTTGGCAGGCTCAAGCCGCAAGCCGGCGAGGAGGAGGCGCTGGCCGCCGCCCGCCAGGGCATGATGCAGGCCGAGAAGGTGGCGCGCGACCTGATCGACGCCTATGAGGCGGTGGGCGGGCAGGCCTCGCCGGTGCCGGCGCTGGCGGCCGTGCTGCGCCGGCTGGAGCGGCGGGCGGGGCAGGCGCCCGATCTGGTCGATCCGTCATCGGCGGCGCTCAACACCGCGATCGTGGCGCTGGAGGAGGCCGGCGAGGCGCTGGCCACCGCGATGCGCGCCGCGGAATACGACCCGCGCGAGCAGGAACGGGTCGAGGAGCGATTGTTCGCCTTGCGCGCGGCGGGCCGGAAGTTCGACGTGCCGGTCGATGGGCTCGACCTGCTGGCGCAGAGCATGGCGGCCGATCTTGCCGCGCTCGACGAGAGCGAGACTTCGCTGGCGCGGCTCGAGACGGAGCTGAAGGCGGCGGAGACCGATTTCCTGGCGCTGGCGAAGCTGTTGAGCGCGGCGCGCAAGGCCGCCGCCGCCCGGCTCGACGGCGCAGTGAAGCGCGAATTGCCGCCGCTGAAGCTGGAGCGGGCGCGCTTCATCACCCAGATCGATTCCGACGAGGCGGCGCGTGGGCCGGAAGGGTTCGACCGTGTCGAATTCTGGGTCGAGACCAATCCCGGCACGCGGCCCGGGCCGATGATGAAGGTCGCCTCGGGCGGCGAGCTGTCGCGCTTCATGCTGGCGCTCAAGGTGGTGCTGGCCGAGCGCGGCTCGGCGCCGACGCTGGTCTTCGACGAGATCGACACCGGCGTCGGTGGCGCGGTGGCCGACGCGATCGGCGAGCGGCTGGCGCGGCTGGCGACGAAGGTGCAGGTGATCTCGGTGACGCATGCCCCGCAAGTCGCGGCCAAGGCCGGCCAGCATTTCCTGATCGCGAAATCGGCATTGGCGGGCGACGCCGCCTCGCGCACGGTGACGCGGGTAACGGCACTCGAGGACCAGGCCCGGCGCGAGGAGATCGCACGGATGCTGGCGGGAGCGAGCATCACCGAAGAAGCAAGGGCGGCCGCCGGGCGTTTGCTGGAGGCGGCGGGCGTGCGGGGGTAG
- a CDS encoding outer membrane protein assembly factor BamD, protein MRLNNPISNSAPSTRESPAARTSLARYRNLGLILGTAILLGGCDTLSSLNPFDRPEVYKPEVVEVVPADKLYNEGLARAQNGDSEGAAKKFDQIDKQSPFSPYAKKGLILTAYTNYQAAKWEEAITASKRFIAQNPASPDAAYAQYIMAMSYFNQIPDATRDQERTERAIAALQELIEKYPRSEYVLDAKEKLLIARDQLAGKEMNVGRFYLEKRNYTGAVNRFRDVITKYQTTRHVEEALMRLTEAYMALGITNEAQTAAAVLGHNFPDSPWYKDAYVLLESGGLQPREDRGSYISRAFNGFSRVVTGIVGFGKI, encoded by the coding sequence ATGCGGCTGAACAACCCGATATCCAACAGCGCCCCATCGACGCGCGAGAGCCCTGCTGCGCGCACAAGCCTTGCCCGGTACCGGAATCTCGGCCTGATCCTCGGCACCGCTATCTTGCTCGGCGGCTGCGATACGCTGTCCTCGCTCAATCCATTCGACCGGCCTGAGGTCTACAAGCCCGAGGTGGTCGAGGTCGTTCCGGCCGACAAGCTCTACAATGAGGGTCTGGCGCGGGCGCAGAACGGCGACAGCGAAGGCGCCGCCAAGAAGTTCGACCAGATCGACAAGCAGTCGCCCTTCTCGCCCTATGCCAAGAAGGGGCTGATTCTCACGGCCTATACGAATTATCAGGCCGCCAAATGGGAGGAGGCGATCACCGCCTCCAAGCGCTTCATCGCGCAGAACCCGGCGAGCCCGGACGCGGCCTACGCGCAGTACATCATGGCGATGTCCTACTTCAACCAAATCCCGGACGCGACGCGCGACCAGGAGCGCACCGAGCGCGCGATCGCAGCGCTGCAGGAGCTGATCGAGAAGTATCCCCGGTCCGAATACGTGCTGGACGCCAAGGAAAAGCTCCTGATCGCGCGCGACCAGCTCGCCGGCAAGGAGATGAATGTCGGGCGGTTCTATCTGGAGAAGCGCAACTATACCGGCGCGGTCAACCGCTTCCGCGACGTGATCACCAAGTACCAGACCACCCGCCATGTCGAGGAGGCGCTGATGCGCCTGACCGAAGCCTATATGGCGCTGGGCATCACCAACGAGGCGCAGACGGCGGCCGCGGTGCTGGGGCACAATTTCCCCGACAGCCCGTGGTACAAGGATGCCTATGTGCTGCTCGAAAGCGGCGGCCTGCAGCCGCGCGAGGATCGCGGTTCCTATATCAGCCGGGCTTTCAACGGATTCTCGAGGGTCGTGACCGGCATCGTCGGGTTCGGAAAGATCTAG
- the lpxC gene encoding UDP-3-O-acyl-N-acetylglucosamine deacetylase translates to MSFDRQTTLRAPVTLTGIGVHSGAPATICLKPSSANSGIVFLRKGLGDDPAQLIHAKHTKVSATELCTVIGDKASASVATIEHLMSACSGLGIDNVLVEIDGPEMPIMDGSAAEFVTAIEETGVTTLNAARRYIKILQPVRVENGRAFAELLPSDVDGFRLDVEIDFDTAVIGRQRKVFDLEPAAYAREISRARTFGFMRDVEQLWKAGFALGASLDNTVAIGDDKVINPEGLRYGDEFVRHKVLDAIGDLALAGYAIMGEFRSYCGGHRLNVRILEALFADRANYAIVEALPAYVAPRAVQMAAAAPAAFAPDVH, encoded by the coding sequence ATGAGTTTCGATCGGCAGACGACCCTGCGCGCGCCCGTCACATTGACCGGCATCGGCGTGCACTCCGGGGCTCCCGCCACCATCTGCCTCAAGCCTTCCAGTGCGAATTCCGGCATCGTCTTCCTGCGCAAGGGCCTGGGTGACGATCCCGCCCAGTTGATCCACGCCAAGCATACCAAGGTCAGCGCGACCGAACTCTGCACCGTGATCGGCGACAAGGCGTCCGCCTCGGTCGCGACCATCGAGCATCTGATGTCGGCCTGCTCCGGCCTCGGCATCGACAATGTCCTCGTCGAGATCGACGGGCCGGAAATGCCGATCATGGACGGCAGCGCCGCCGAGTTCGTCACCGCCATCGAAGAGACCGGCGTGACGACGTTGAATGCGGCCCGCCGCTATATCAAGATCCTGCAGCCGGTGCGCGTCGAGAACGGCCGCGCGTTCGCCGAGCTGCTGCCGTCCGATGTCGACGGTTTCCGCCTCGACGTCGAAATCGATTTCGATACGGCCGTGATCGGCCGCCAGCGCAAGGTCTTCGATCTGGAGCCGGCGGCCTATGCCCGCGAGATTTCGCGCGCCCGGACCTTCGGCTTCATGCGCGATGTCGAGCAGCTCTGGAAGGCGGGTTTCGCGCTCGGCGCCTCGCTCGACAACACGGTCGCGATCGGCGACGACAAGGTGATCAATCCCGAGGGCCTGCGCTACGGCGACGAGTTCGTGCGCCATAAGGTGCTCGATGCGATCGGTGATCTGGCGCTCGCCGGCTATGCGATCATGGGCGAGTTCCGCTCCTATTGCGGCGGCCACCGCCTCAATGTTCGGATCCTGGAGGCGCTCTTCGCCGACCGTGCCAACTATGCCATCGTCGAGGCGCTGCCGGCCTATGTCGCGCCGCGCGCCGTGCAGATGGCCGCTGCCGCGCCGGCCGCCTTCGCGCCCGACGTACACTGA
- the ftsZ gene encoding cell division protein FtsZ, producing MAMNLQAPDIRELKPRITVFGVGGAGGNAVNNMIEAGLDGVDFVVANTDAQALALSRATRIIQMGLQVTEGLGAGSQPEVGRAAAEEVIDEIRDHLAGAHMVFITAGMGGGTGTGAAPAIARVARDMGILTVGVVTKPFQFEGHRRMRMAEAGIGELNEAVDTLIVIPNQNLFRVANETTGFADAFGMADQVLYSGVACITDLMVRPGLINLDFADVRAVMRGMGKAMMGTGEAQGEKRALAAAQAAINNPLLDDVSMKGARGLLISITGGRDMKLYEVDEAATRIREEVDSEANIIVGATFDESLEGIVRVSVVATGIDKPVTTQAEMDETEARIAQVAERLKAEARLRNTTSVPVRPFAPAPEPVMEQHLQPLVEAPRPMPAPVVASLSEDIRIEPAQPPRPVMAAAPVLAPAVVEQPMMHFEDNFIAPVPERALRPTRMPRIEDLPVPGQNQINAQRSAQPGPAQPSPVDQKRMSLMQRLASVGFGRKEDEMTDAPAPAPVRQVPPPVAAAPSAAHAEYMRRPAAPVSRPAQGQLDPMGRPTPTRAGEDDHLEIPAFLRRQAT from the coding sequence ATGGCGATGAATCTGCAAGCCCCGGACATCCGGGAACTGAAGCCCCGGATCACGGTGTTCGGCGTCGGCGGCGCGGGCGGCAATGCGGTCAACAACATGATCGAGGCCGGTCTCGACGGGGTCGACTTCGTCGTCGCCAACACGGACGCGCAGGCGCTCGCCCTGTCGCGGGCCACGCGCATCATCCAGATGGGCCTGCAGGTCACCGAGGGTCTCGGCGCCGGCTCGCAGCCTGAAGTCGGGCGCGCGGCGGCCGAGGAGGTCATCGACGAGATCCGCGACCATCTGGCGGGCGCTCACATGGTCTTCATCACCGCCGGCATGGGCGGCGGCACCGGCACTGGCGCTGCTCCCGCCATCGCCCGGGTCGCCCGCGACATGGGCATCCTGACCGTCGGCGTCGTCACCAAGCCGTTCCAGTTCGAGGGCCACCGCCGGATGCGCATGGCGGAAGCCGGCATCGGCGAGCTCAACGAGGCGGTCGATACGCTGATCGTGATCCCGAACCAGAACCTGTTCCGGGTCGCCAACGAGACGACGGGCTTTGCCGACGCCTTCGGCATGGCCGACCAGGTGCTTTATTCGGGCGTCGCCTGCATCACCGACCTGATGGTGCGCCCGGGCCTGATCAACCTCGACTTCGCCGACGTGCGCGCCGTGATGCGCGGCATGGGCAAGGCGATGATGGGCACCGGCGAAGCGCAGGGCGAGAAGCGTGCGCTGGCCGCGGCCCAGGCCGCGATCAACAACCCGCTGCTCGACGACGTCTCGATGAAGGGTGCGCGCGGCCTGCTGATCTCGATCACCGGCGGGCGCGACATGAAGCTCTACGAGGTCGACGAGGCCGCCACCCGCATCCGCGAGGAGGTCGATTCCGAGGCCAACATCATCGTCGGCGCGACCTTCGACGAATCGCTGGAAGGCATCGTGCGCGTTTCGGTCGTGGCGACCGGCATCGACAAGCCCGTCACCACCCAGGCCGAGATGGACGAGACCGAGGCCCGCATCGCCCAGGTCGCCGAGCGTCTGAAGGCGGAAGCCCGCCTGCGCAACACGACCAGCGTGCCGGTGCGTCCCTTCGCCCCCGCGCCGGAGCCGGTGATGGAGCAGCACCTCCAGCCGCTCGTCGAGGCTCCGCGCCCGATGCCGGCCCCGGTCGTCGCCAGCCTGTCGGAGGATATCCGGATCGAGCCGGCGCAGCCGCCGCGTCCCGTCATGGCTGCCGCCCCGGTTCTCGCGCCCGCCGTCGTCGAACAGCCGATGATGCATTTCGAAGACAACTTCATCGCGCCCGTGCCGGAACGGGCCCTGCGCCCGACCCGGATGCCGCGGATCGAGGACCTGCCCGTTCCCGGACAGAACCAGATCAACGCCCAGCGCAGCGCGCAGCCCGGACCGGCCCAGCCGAGCCCGGTCGACCAGAAGCGCATGTCGCTGATGCAGCGCCTCGCCTCGGTCGGCTTCGGCCGCAAGGAGGACGAGATGACCGATGCGCCCGCACCGGCACCCGTGCGTCAGGTGCCGCCGCCGGTCGCGGCCGCTCCCAGCGCCGCTCATGCGGAGTATATGCGCCGTCCCGCGGCGCCGGTGTCGCGCCCGGCGCAGGGGCAGCTCGACCCGATGGGCCGTCCGACCCCGACCCGCGCCGGCGAGGACGACCATCTGGAAATCCCGGCCTTCCTGCGCCGGCAGGCGACCTGA
- the ftsA gene encoding cell division protein FtsA, protein MRPLSSRKSATLSILDIGTSKVVCLIAELNPAEANERLRGRTHVARIIGIGHQRSLGLKGGAIVDLESAERAIRAAVDAAERMAKVEVQSVIVNLTGGRLGSQHYAAGVDLRGGSVGDSDVKRVLAAAATHALRPGKAVLHALPTGYALDGSPGVLDPRGLIGSKLSVDMHVVASEASAARNVMLAVERCHLEVEAVVATPYASGLSVLVDDEAEMGVVVVDLGGGTTSLGVFSGGHLMHADAIAVGGNHITMDVARGLSTRVSAAERLKTLHGSAIASASDERDMISVPQVDDDERDMPNHLAKSHLVRIIKPRVEEILELVRDRLANAGFSAQAGRRVVLTGGACQLTGLPETARRILGGQVRTGRPLGIKGLPEAGKGPAFAASVGLLVYPQVAHVEHFEPRASGTYFATGTDGYFSRVGRWLKESF, encoded by the coding sequence ATGCGGCCGCTGTCGTCGCGCAAGAGCGCGACGCTGTCGATTCTCGACATCGGAACCAGCAAGGTCGTCTGCCTGATCGCGGAGCTGAACCCGGCCGAGGCCAATGAGCGGCTGCGCGGCCGTACCCATGTGGCGCGCATCATCGGCATCGGCCATCAGCGCTCGCTCGGCCTAAAGGGCGGCGCGATCGTCGATCTCGAAAGCGCCGAGCGCGCGATCCGCGCGGCGGTCGATGCGGCCGAGCGCATGGCCAAGGTCGAGGTCCAGTCGGTGATCGTCAACCTGACCGGCGGGCGGCTCGGCTCGCAGCATTATGCCGCCGGCGTCGATCTGCGCGGCGGTTCGGTCGGCGATAGCGACGTGAAGCGCGTGCTGGCGGCGGCGGCGACCCACGCGCTGCGGCCCGGCAAGGCCGTGCTCCATGCCCTGCCAACGGGCTACGCGCTCGACGGATCTCCCGGCGTGCTCGATCCGCGCGGGCTGATCGGTTCCAAGCTTTCGGTCGACATGCATGTCGTCGCCAGCGAGGCCTCGGCGGCGCGCAACGTCATGCTGGCGGTCGAGCGCTGCCATCTCGAGGTCGAGGCCGTGGTCGCGACCCCCTATGCGTCGGGCCTCTCCGTTCTGGTCGACGACGAGGCTGAGATGGGCGTCGTCGTGGTCGACCTCGGCGGCGGTACGACCAGCCTCGGCGTGTTCTCCGGCGGCCACCTGATGCACGCCGACGCGATCGCCGTCGGCGGCAACCACATCACCATGGACGTGGCGCGCGGGCTTTCGACCCGCGTCTCGGCGGCAGAGCGGCTGAAGACGCTGCACGGCTCGGCCATCGCCAGCGCGTCGGACGAGCGCGACATGATCTCGGTGCCGCAGGTCGACGACGACGAACGCGACATGCCCAACCATCTCGCCAAGTCGCATCTCGTGCGGATCATCAAGCCACGTGTCGAGGAGATCCTCGAACTGGTGCGCGATCGGCTGGCCAATGCCGGCTTCTCGGCCCAGGCCGGCCGCCGCGTCGTGCTGACGGGCGGAGCCTGCCAGCTGACGGGCCTGCCCGAGACGGCGCGCCGCATCCTCGGCGGGCAGGTCAGGACCGGCCGTCCGCTCGGCATCAAAGGCTTGCCGGAGGCGGGCAAGGGGCCGGCCTTCGCGGCCTCGGTCGGGCTCCTGGTCTATCCGCAGGTGGCGCATGTCGAGCATTTCGAGCCGCGCGCCAGCGGAACGTATTTTGCGACCGGAACGGACGGCTACTTCTCGCGTGTCGGGCGGTGGCTGAAGGAAAGTTTCTGA
- a CDS encoding cell division protein FtsQ/DivIB — MAPSRSSLPAAGPQLLVGERSNRWFRRSRRSAAAVPLAERLPRSVGTWLALAFLGISLGTGAVMGGHTETLRQSQGETRNMIARLIGLGVDRVTISGIAELSEIEVLVAAGIDPKGSLAFFDADEARRRLEATPLIRQATVRKLYPGEIAITLVEREPFALWQVKGDLFVIASDGTVIDKMDDGRFAHLPLVVGPDANNRAREYIALKAQAGPLAERIRAATLVSGRRWTLKLDNGMDVRLPEVAPADALKRLVALENDFRLLDKDLLAIDLREPDRVVMRLTEEGASARADQLKSKTKKKGGEA; from the coding sequence ATGGCCCCCTCACGCTCGTCGCTCCCTGCCGCCGGACCGCAATTGCTGGTCGGCGAGCGGTCGAACCGCTGGTTCCGCCGCTCGCGTCGCAGCGCGGCCGCGGTTCCGCTCGCCGAGCGCCTGCCGCGCAGCGTCGGCACCTGGCTGGCGCTGGCCTTCCTCGGCATCAGCCTCGGGACCGGTGCGGTGATGGGCGGCCATACCGAAACGCTGCGCCAGAGCCAGGGCGAGACGCGAAACATGATCGCGCGGCTGATCGGGCTGGGCGTCGATCGCGTCACCATCTCGGGGATCGCCGAGCTGTCGGAGATCGAGGTGCTGGTTGCGGCCGGCATCGATCCGAAGGGCTCGCTCGCCTTCTTCGATGCCGACGAGGCGCGCCGAAGGCTGGAGGCGACGCCGCTGATCCGGCAGGCGACCGTTCGCAAGCTCTATCCCGGCGAAATCGCCATCACCCTGGTCGAGCGCGAGCCCTTCGCGCTCTGGCAGGTCAAGGGCGACCTCTTCGTCATCGCCTCCGACGGAACCGTGATCGACAAGATGGATGATGGACGCTTCGCGCATCTGCCGCTGGTCGTCGGCCCGGACGCCAACAACCGTGCTCGCGAATACATCGCGCTGAAGGCGCAGGCCGGGCCGCTGGCGGAGCGTATCCGCGCCGCGACGCTCGTCTCGGGGCGGCGCTGGACGCTGAAGCTCGACAACGGCATGGACGTGCGCCTGCCCGAGGTCGCACCGGCCGACGCACTGAAAAGGCTGGTCGCGCTGGAAAACGATTTCCGCCTGCTCGACAAGGACCTGCTCGCCATCGATCTGCGCGAGCCCGACCGGGTGGTGATGCGGCTGACGGAGGAGGGCGCCAGCGCCCGCGCCGACCAGCTCAAGTCCAAGACCAAGAAGAAGGGAGGCGAGGCGTGA
- a CDS encoding D-alanine--D-alanine ligase, whose translation MTKHVAVLMGGWSVEREVSLNTGAGCADALESVGYRVTRVDVQRDIAQVLGALRPDVVFNALHGRFGEDGTIQGLLEILGIPYTHSGVLASALAIRKDRAKTVVAAAGVPVAPGINVSRFEAAKKHVLPPPYVLKPIDEGSSVGVVIVKKGREHPPQEIAREDWPCGETMMAEPFISGRELTCAVMGGKSLGVTEIQAATGEFYDYDAKYAKGGSIHICPAQILPKIYQQIEECSLTAHQAIGCRGVSRSDFRYDDESDTLVWLEVNTQPGMTETSLVPELAAHAGLNFGELVRWIVEDASLDR comes from the coding sequence ATGACCAAACACGTCGCAGTGCTGATGGGCGGCTGGTCCGTCGAGCGTGAGGTCAGCTTGAACACAGGCGCCGGCTGCGCCGACGCGCTTGAAAGCGTCGGCTACCGCGTCACGCGGGTCGATGTGCAGCGCGACATCGCGCAGGTGCTTGGTGCCCTGCGCCCCGATGTCGTGTTCAATGCCCTGCATGGCCGCTTCGGCGAGGACGGCACGATTCAGGGCCTGCTCGAGATCCTGGGCATTCCCTACACCCATTCGGGCGTGCTGGCCTCGGCGCTCGCCATCCGCAAGGACCGGGCGAAGACCGTGGTTGCGGCCGCCGGCGTGCCGGTGGCACCCGGAATCAACGTATCGCGCTTCGAAGCGGCCAAAAAACACGTGCTGCCACCGCCTTATGTGCTCAAGCCGATCGACGAGGGGTCCTCCGTCGGCGTCGTGATCGTGAAGAAGGGGCGCGAGCATCCGCCCCAGGAAATCGCGCGCGAAGACTGGCCCTGCGGCGAGACGATGATGGCCGAACCCTTCATCTCCGGGCGCGAGCTGACGTGCGCCGTGATGGGCGGCAAATCGCTCGGTGTGACCGAAATACAAGCCGCTACGGGCGAGTTCTACGACTACGACGCGAAGTACGCGAAAGGTGGCTCGATCCACATCTGCCCGGCACAAATTTTACCAAAAATTTACCAGCAGATCGAAGAGTGTTCGTTAACGGCGCATCAAGCAATCGGGTGCCGGGGCGTTAGCAGGTCGGACTTCCGATACGACGACGAGAGCGACACTCTCGTCTGGCTGGAGGTCAACACGCAGCCCGGCATGACCGAGACTAGCCTGGTGCCCGAATTGGCTGCCCATGCGGGCCTGAACTTCGGTGAACTCGTCAGATGGATCGTGGAGGACGCCTCCCTGGACCGATGA
- a CDS encoding BrnT family toxin → MKILWDERKRLVNLDKHGLDFAALDEGLFAQAAIGPAKDGRLIAVGELNGVVTVVFVTLGAEALSVISMRPASNRERRGV, encoded by the coding sequence ATGAAGATCTTGTGGGACGAGCGCAAGCGGCTGGTCAATCTCGACAAGCATGGGCTTGATTTTGCCGCGCTTGATGAGGGGCTCTTCGCGCAAGCTGCGATCGGACCGGCAAAGGATGGGCGGCTGATCGCGGTCGGAGAATTGAACGGGGTGGTCACCGTCGTTTTTGTAACGCTGGGGGCCGAGGCGCTATCCGTCATCAGCATGAGACCTGCCTCCAACCGGGAGAGGAGAGGCGTATGA